A single Entelurus aequoreus isolate RoL-2023_Sb linkage group LG11, RoL_Eaeq_v1.1, whole genome shotgun sequence DNA region contains:
- the rbm12ba gene encoding RNA binding motif protein 12Ba, whose amino-acid sequence MASSIVRLKGLDVNAGADDIRAFFRRFHIPGGAGVYILGGERREAFIAFSCLKDARRAIHYSRRPLKGSKVEIRRSTITELENKLKYFLKKRKSVSEPTKTLESALAPSGGCQCSPEMLPVPGYESNNSSVTSHSVPSGFLQSSRKSKDPRTTHFFTSDCPQPHFVNPGNESTNSFVTSHSVPSGFLQISRKSNDPRTTHFFTSDCPQPHFADPGNESTNSSVTSSGFLQISSKSKDPRTTHFVTSASPQPHDPRVSPPFETTQMCDKSLKTDSKSVLPCVTSECLKTPCDLHTLRTSPHFVASSSPQMGDELHEPRCLKTLEGSHPHQPSVSLLDTSECPQLYNQIPSSESIHNAFVLGVCTALHLQSCRPNEAQEVLPGLDWLDANNTRAPEQMAKIPPPGYVRLLGLPDSITKEDINDFFKGLKVQEMVANVKFEHRRLCLVKFGDEDDALAALQFNNRFMGSICVEVRNATELMWTTALQECENQDVRCSKSKQRYLTDPKNYKPKLSFETQNRLPVPHISKKSRLSMPTKEYIVMVCNIPVTTTKTELRELLGYPDMQSSKIQHLLAKDFSRTDTAFLIFDRKEDYEHAMTQNGVYIYSKCIELSAITRERMNDIMGKKHHTGPQYGAKISPSKYGAKISASKYGAKISASKYGAKISPPKYGAKISPPKYDAKISPPKYDAKISPPKYDIKISPSKYDAKISPSKYDAKISPSKYDAKISPSKYDAKISPSKYDAKISPSKYGAKTSPSAEKGGSKILENLDLKYAC is encoded by the coding sequence ATGGCGAGCAGCATCGTGAGGCTAAAGGGATTGGACGTTAACGCGGGCGCCGATGACATCCGGGCCTTTTTCCGTCGCTTTCACATTCCTGGCGGAGCTGGCGTCTACATTTTGGGAGGTGAACGACGCGAGGCGTTTATTGCCTTCTCCTGCCTCAAGGACGCTCGGCGAGCCATCCACTACTCCAGGCGCCCCCTCAAAGGCTCCAAGGTGGAAATACGCCGCAGTACTATTACAGAATTGGAAAATAAACTCAAGTACTTTCTAAAGAAGAGGAAGTCCGTTTCAGAGCCTACAAAGACACTTGAAAGTGCTCTGGCGCCCTCTGGCGGTTGTCAGTGCTCTCCTGAAATGTTACCTGTTCCAGGATATGAGTCAAATAATTCCTCTGTGACATCACATTCTGTTCCTAGCGGATTTCTACAAAGTTCACGCAAATCAAAAGATCCAAGAACTACACATTTTTTCACCAGTGACTGTCCACAGCCCCACTTTGTCAATCCAGGAAATGAGTCAACGAATTCCTTTGTGACATCGCATTCTGTTCCTAGCGGATTTCTACAAATTTCACGCAAATCAAATGATCCAAGAACTACACATTTTTTCACCAGTGACTGTCCACAGCCCCACTTTGCCGATCCAGGAAATGAGTCAACGAATTCCTCTGTGACATCGAGTGGATTTCTACAAATTTCAAGCAAATCAAAAGACCCAAGAACTACACATTTTGTCACCAGTGCAAGTCCACAGCCCCACGATCCCAGAGTATCGCCGCCTTTTGAAACCACACAAATGTGTGACAAAAGTCTAAAGACAGACTCCAAATCTGTTCTACCATGTGTCACGAGTGAGTGTCTTAAGACTCCTTGCGATTTACACACTCTCAGAACTTCTCCACATTTTGTTGCCAGCAGCTCTCCACAGATGGGTGATGAGCTGCATGAGCCCAGGTGTCTGAAGACTCTTGAAGGGTCACACCCACACCAACCTAGTGTTTCACTTCTTGACACCAGTGAGTGTCCACAGCTGTACAACCAGATACCATCTTCAGAGTCTATACATAATGCTTTTGTTCTTGGGGTTTGTACTGCGCTGCATCTCCAGTCTTGCCGTCCAAACGAGGCCCAGGAGGTTTTGCCAGGACTTGATTGGCTGGATGCTAACAACACAAGAGCACCAGAACAGATGGCTAAGATACCACCACCAGGCTACGTGAGGCTGTTAGGGCTGCCGGACTCTATAACTAAGGAGGATATTAATGATTTTTTCAAAGGACTGAAGGTGCAAGAAATGGTGGCCAATGTGAAGTTTGAACATCGTCGCTTGTGCCTTGTTAAGTTTGGGGATGAAGACGATGCTCTTGCTGCGCTGCAGTTCAATAATCGGTTCATGGGGTCCATATGTGTGGAGGTACGCAACGCAACAGAGCTAATGTGGACCACAGCGTTACAAGAATGTGAAAACCAAGACGTGAGGTGTTCAAAATCCAAGCAAAGGTATCTCACAGATCCAAAGAACTATAAACCGAAGTTAAGTTTTGAAACACAGAACAGATTACCAGTGCCACACATCTCCAAAAAGTCCCGACTGTCGATGCCAACGAAGGAGTACATCGTTATGGTCTGCAATATACCTGTAACAACCACCAAGACAGAATTGAGAGAACTGCTTGGGTATCCTGATATGCAAAGCTCTAAAATACAACACCTACTTGCCAAAGACTTCAGCCGGACAGACACTGCATTCCTTATCTTTGACCGAAAAGAGGACTATGAACATGCAATGACACAAAATGGTGTGTACATTTACTCAAAATGCATCGAACTGTCAGCTATTACCAGAGAGAGGATGAATGACATAATGGGGAAAAAACACCACACGGGGCCCCAGTATGGCGCCAAGATCTCCCCGTCCAAGTATGGCGCCAAGATCTCTGCGTCCAAGTACGGCGCCAAGATCTCCGCGTCCAAGTACGGCGCCAAGATCTCCCCGCCCAAGTACGGCGCCAAGATCTCCCCGCCCAAGTACGACGCCAAGATCTCCCCGCCCAAGTACGACGCCAAGATCTCCCCGCCCAAGTACGACATCAAGATCTCCCCGTCCAAGTACGACGCCAAGATCTCCCCGTCCAAGTATGACGCCAAGATCTCCCCGTCCAAGTATGACGCCAAGATCTCCCCGTCCAAGTATGACGCCAAGATCTCCCCGTCCAAGTATGACGCCAAGATCTCCCCGTCCAAGTATGGCGCCAAGACTTCTCCATCAGCAGAGAAGGGAGGCAGCAAGATACTGGAAAACCTGGATCTAAAATATGCATGTTAG
- the si:ch211-197h24.6 gene encoding uncharacterized protein si:ch211-197h24.6 isoform X2, translating into MQTVPSIGKVLNKIVEPMLGLQYVWEYRSPSETVPPHYQCKLCSVSRLLQDMVAHVKSWKHNLRYLQKVHPDKIVSGEEESMKDPVLRKRIKEITLEVERMEGRGQLRVVMKEPCTVSAFQGLPTTVPKAIPPLGPEMGTNEPLFNPMFNDERCPPDLGPYQEYTDDFEQLEFESFSPDRGFTGPGMSPRQYPDGPGGDFRLNNGQDRFNPGKMFDKYQGSSMAGSLMDIHVEKPFDRALPMEPKRGHDSNPLLDYLETFQIKNENDAQMVLKVTQKLTDLLMDFRLKSISSTGPSMSSLSMNSSFSSMSSSVPRSDTRHSRPLFRGRPHY; encoded by the exons ATGCAGACCGTGCCCTCTATCGGCAAAGTCTTAAACAAGATCGTAGAGCCCATGCTTG GTCTCCAGTATGTGTGGGAATACCGCAGCCCCAGTGAAACTGTCCCACCACATTACCAGTGCAAACTTTGCTCGGTGTCCCGCTTGCTGCAAGATATGGTTGCTCATGTCAAAAGCTGGAAGCACAACTTACGGTACTTG CAAAAGGTGCACCCTGATAAGATCGTGAGTGGGGAGGAGGAGTCCATGAAAGATCCTGTCTTGAGGAAGAGGATTAAAGAGATTACATTGGAAGTGGAGAGGATGGAGGGAAGGGGACAACTCAGG GTGGTCATGAAGGAGCCTTGCACTGTGTCCGCATTCCAGGGACTCC CTACTACTGTTCCAAAGGCAATACCCCCACTTGGACCCGAAATGGGGACAAATGAACCCCTCTTTA ATCCAATGTTCAATGACGAGAGGTGTCCTCCAGACCTTGGTCCTTATCAAGAATATACTGATGACTTTGAACAATTAGAGTTTGAAAGCTTTTCACCTGATCGCGGGTTCACAGGCCCTGGTATGAGCCCGAGACAATATCCAGATGGACCGGGAGGTGATTTTAGGCTGAATAATGGACAAGATCGTTTTAACCCTGGCAAAATGTTTGACAAGTACCAAGGCTCCTCCATGGCAGGCAGCTTAATGGACATACATGTGGAGAAGCCCTTTGACAGAGCACTCCCCATGGAACCAAAAAGAGGCCATGATTCTAATCCACTGCTTGATTACCTG GAGACCTTCCAGATAAAGAATGAGAATGATGCACAAATGGTGCTGAAGGTGACACAAAAACTAACAGATCTGCTGATGGACTTTAGACTGAAGAGCATATCATCAACA GGTCCTAGCATGAGCAGCCTGTCAATGAACTCCAGCTTCTCATCCATGTCCTCCAGCGTGCCAAGAAGCGATACTCGACATTCCCGCCCCCTATTTCGAG GTCGTCCTCATTACTGA